One window of Candidatus Binatia bacterium genomic DNA carries:
- a CDS encoding lysophospholipid acyltransferase family protein: MLAYAHGLMGVPVTLIHRPMRNGLVNHWLLQWWSRGGTRWIEKKSAAKQAIKVLRRGGILAIPADQNQRYSFGVLVDFFGLPACTTTGPARLAKHSGAQIVPVFLRGVGESDQHVVEVLSPVELVN; encoded by the coding sequence CTGCTCGCCTATGCGCATGGGTTGATGGGTGTGCCCGTCACGCTGATTCATCGCCCTATGCGGAACGGCTTGGTCAACCATTGGCTCCTGCAATGGTGGTCGCGCGGGGGTACGCGCTGGATCGAGAAGAAATCCGCAGCAAAGCAGGCCATCAAAGTACTGAGACGCGGGGGTATCCTCGCCATCCCCGCCGACCAGAATCAACGGTACAGCTTCGGCGTACTTGTCGACTTCTTCGGTCTTCCCGCGTGTACGACTACCGGACCGGCGCGGCTGGCGAAGCATTCGGGCGCGCAGATTGTGCCGGTTTTTTTGCGTGGAGTAGGGGAGAGTGATCAGCACGTGGTGGAAGTGCTTTCCCCCGTGGAACTGGTCAACTAG